A section of the Sphingomonas ginsenosidivorax genome encodes:
- a CDS encoding PKD domain-containing protein produces the protein MKRTTIACCLASTLLSSAPSPAQQQPATAADAQFAQPYIDTDEWRSTPVRHRYVHGGFKGTQTRFSFYFPEKAGYQGRFFQHITPVPDSETLAQAMPAGEENKIGFAIASGAYFVETNGGGAAMLPPAAPAALTAYQANAATARYSRVVALAMYGGKRPYGYAYGGSGGGFRTVGAAENSDAWDGVVPYVLGSPMAPPNMFSVRMRAMRVLNDAFPRILDAVEPGGSGDPYGGLTSQQASVLREVTKMGFPTPSWFGWRTMGIHGFAALYGGMQAADAGYFDDFWTKPGYLGHDDPQSFAGYRLQYDTRVTRPITALEAARLKLDTSIVNGAKNGGVDNAFARLQGAEAQRVVAFRLAAAPPKTYFAGGDLVVGSGAAKGQRLTISRIAGDVVVLGIADAAVAARIAPGDAVRVDNSNFLAAETYHWHQVPPADAGYPVWDQFRGADDKPLYPQRPFLLGPLFTAATTGKPIGQPPMTGVFKGKMILVENLWDREAMPWQGDWYAQRVRANLGAATDASFRLWYVDHALHGDSATQEDPTRTVSYLGVLQQALRDLSAWVEQGIAPPSSTAYRIDDGQVIVPGTAAARRGIQPVVSVTANGAVKAVIKRGQTVRFAGTIETPPGTGRIVAAAWNFDGKGSSVTPSAVPTPQARLTVSATHAFARPGTYYPSLLVASERNGDRRSPYARIQNLGRVRVVVQ, from the coding sequence ATGAAACGAACAACGATTGCCTGTTGCCTGGCCAGCACTCTCCTCTCCTCGGCGCCCTCGCCCGCACAGCAGCAGCCGGCGACCGCAGCGGATGCGCAGTTTGCCCAGCCCTATATCGACACGGACGAGTGGCGCAGCACGCCGGTCCGCCACCGCTACGTCCATGGCGGGTTCAAAGGCACGCAGACGCGCTTCTCGTTCTATTTCCCGGAGAAGGCCGGGTATCAGGGCCGCTTCTTCCAGCACATCACCCCCGTGCCGGACAGCGAGACCCTCGCGCAGGCGATGCCGGCCGGCGAGGAGAACAAGATCGGCTTCGCGATCGCCTCGGGCGCATATTTCGTCGAGACCAATGGTGGCGGCGCCGCGATGCTGCCCCCCGCCGCCCCGGCCGCGCTGACCGCCTACCAGGCCAATGCCGCCACCGCGCGCTATTCGCGCGTCGTGGCGCTAGCGATGTACGGCGGGAAGCGTCCCTATGGCTATGCGTATGGCGGCAGCGGCGGGGGTTTCCGGACCGTCGGAGCGGCGGAGAACAGCGACGCCTGGGACGGCGTCGTTCCCTACGTCCTCGGGTCACCGATGGCGCCGCCGAACATGTTTTCGGTACGCATGCGCGCGATGCGGGTCCTGAACGACGCGTTTCCGCGGATCCTCGACGCGGTCGAGCCGGGGGGCAGCGGCGATCCCTATGGCGGCCTCACGTCACAGCAGGCGAGCGTCCTGCGCGAAGTCACAAAGATGGGGTTCCCGACACCCTCCTGGTTCGGCTGGCGCACGATGGGCATCCACGGCTTCGCGGCCCTGTATGGCGGGATGCAGGCGGCGGACGCGGGCTATTTCGACGATTTCTGGACCAAGCCCGGCTATCTCGGCCATGACGATCCGCAATCGTTCGCCGGCTACCGACTGCAGTACGACACCAGGGTGACGCGGCCGATCACCGCGCTGGAGGCCGCGCGCCTGAAGCTCGACACCAGCATCGTCAACGGCGCCAAGAATGGTGGCGTCGATAATGCCTTTGCCAGATTGCAGGGCGCCGAGGCGCAGCGCGTCGTGGCGTTCCGCCTCGCCGCTGCGCCCCCGAAGACCTATTTCGCCGGCGGAGACCTGGTGGTCGGATCGGGTGCGGCGAAGGGCCAGCGCCTGACCATCAGTCGGATCGCAGGTGATGTCGTCGTTCTCGGGATCGCCGATGCCGCGGTCGCAGCCCGGATCGCGCCGGGCGATGCGGTCCGCGTCGACAACTCCAACTTTCTCGCGGCCGAAACCTATCACTGGCATCAGGTTCCGCCCGCGGATGCCGGCTACCCGGTATGGGACCAGTTCCGCGGCGCGGATGACAAGCCGCTCTACCCGCAACGCCCCTTCCTGCTCGGCCCGCTGTTCACCGCCGCCACCACGGGCAAGCCGATCGGCCAGCCGCCGATGACCGGCGTGTTCAAGGGCAAGATGATCCTGGTCGAGAATCTGTGGGATCGCGAGGCGATGCCGTGGCAGGGCGACTGGTATGCGCAGCGCGTGCGCGCGAACCTCGGCGCGGCGACCGACGCCAGCTTCCGCCTGTGGTACGTCGATCACGCGCTGCACGGCGACAGCGCGACGCAGGAGGATCCGACCCGGACGGTCAGCTATCTCGGCGTGTTGCAACAGGCGTTGCGCGATCTGTCTGCGTGGGTCGAACAGGGCATCGCGCCACCGTCCAGCACCGCGTATCGGATCGACGACGGGCAGGTCATCGTGCCCGGTACCGCGGCGGCGCGACGTGGGATCCAACCCGTCGTCTCGGTCACCGCGAATGGTGCCGTGAAGGCCGTGATCAAGCGCGGCCAGACGGTCCGCTTCGCCGGCACGATCGAGACGCCGCCCGGCACGGGCCGCATCGTCGCGGCCGCATGGAATTTCGACGGCAAGGGGTCATCGGTGACTCCATCCGCCGTGCCGACTCCGCAAGCACGGCTGACCGTGAGTGCGACGCACGCGTTTGCGCGTCCCGGAACCTATTACCCGTCGTTGCTGGTCGCATCGGAGCGAAACGGCGACCGCCGATCGCCCTATGCGCGTATCCAGAATCTGGGGCGCGTCCGCGTCGTCGTGCAATAG
- a CDS encoding acyl-CoA dehydrogenase — protein MSMTRAELQDAARGAFGGDELAVDRWDRVVEMGWLTMTVPEAQGGLGLGREAAGVIHSEMGRTVVPDPAIAQALVIEALSAADAVPDRDDLLARAMGGEVMTASLSLGDALDCVPDADRASHVLSVTAERIALLPLAAATITPRATWDTTRRLFDVVPGTGGITLAEGPAAATLAERLQQTLLLALAADALGGAAAILERTIAYLEMRQQFGRPLALFQALKHRVADMKTWLSAAEALFWSRTTDPAATLAEIGALKAHACTVYCAIAEDAVQLHGGIGLTMEYYCHLFLKRAMLDAVLGSDADYWEERAGRRALRATG, from the coding sequence ATGAGCATGACCCGCGCCGAGTTGCAGGATGCGGCCCGCGGCGCGTTCGGCGGCGACGAACTCGCCGTCGATCGTTGGGACCGCGTGGTCGAAATGGGCTGGCTGACGATGACGGTGCCCGAGGCGCAGGGCGGCCTCGGGCTCGGTCGTGAGGCGGCGGGCGTGATCCACAGCGAGATGGGCCGCACGGTCGTCCCCGACCCCGCCATCGCCCAGGCCCTGGTGATCGAAGCGCTGAGCGCCGCCGATGCCGTGCCCGACCGCGACGATCTGCTGGCCCGCGCCATGGGCGGCGAAGTGATGACCGCGTCGCTTTCGCTGGGCGACGCGCTCGACTGCGTCCCCGATGCGGACCGCGCCAGCCATGTGCTATCCGTGACGGCCGAACGGATCGCCCTGCTCCCGCTCGCGGCGGCAACAATCACTCCCCGCGCGACATGGGATACGACCAGGCGTCTGTTCGACGTCGTCCCCGGTACCGGGGGCATCACGCTCGCCGAAGGCCCGGCCGCGGCCACACTTGCCGAGCGCCTGCAGCAGACCCTGCTGCTCGCGCTCGCCGCCGATGCGCTCGGCGGCGCCGCCGCGATCCTCGAGCGCACGATCGCGTATCTGGAAATGCGCCAGCAGTTCGGCAGACCGCTCGCCCTGTTCCAGGCGCTCAAGCACCGGGTCGCCGACATGAAGACGTGGCTGTCCGCGGCCGAAGCCCTGTTCTGGTCGCGCACGACCGACCCCGCCGCGACGCTTGCCGAGATCGGCGCGCTCAAGGCGCATGCCTGCACCGTCTACTGCGCGATCGCCGAGGATGCGGTCCAGCTGCACGGCGGGATCGGACTGACGATGGAATATTACTGCCACCTGTTTCTCAAGCGGGCGATGCTCGACGCCGTGCTGGGGAGCGATGCGGATTACTGGGAAGAACGGGCCGGACGGCGGGCACTGCGGGCGACCGGCTGA
- a CDS encoding acyl-CoA dehydrogenase family protein yields the protein MIGEAALTEALDTLRHSFRAWLSAEAPQDWRATCTTHDGFLATQRAWFAKLAAGGYAVPHWPAEWPGGGRSLAEQKVIYEELARADTPRLLLSFMSTYHAASTLLEWGSAEQQARYLPRILEGEIWCQGFSEPNAGSDLANVRTRAERRGDVYVVSGQKLWSTMGQFADMCLLLVRTSSEGAKQAGLTYLLLDLKAPGVTARPIHQIHGDEEFAELFLDEVEVPVANRLGAEGQGWAVAQSTLSSERGLTLLELSARMRGALWRIADLIHNGGRGDDVGLLRDFGRLATKIDATCALADQFLANRIAGEERVGDASLVKLSYSRTLRDFTAFGLRLGGLRSQYHDPIVYGGGMETGNWMADFMNSYAWTIAGGSDEVQRNIIAERLLGMPREPRTWTLEPSA from the coding sequence ATGATCGGGGAGGCGGCATTGACCGAGGCGCTTGATACATTGCGGCATAGTTTCCGTGCCTGGCTTTCCGCGGAAGCGCCGCAGGACTGGCGCGCGACCTGCACCACGCATGACGGCTTCCTCGCCACGCAGCGCGCCTGGTTCGCGAAGCTCGCGGCCGGGGGCTATGCCGTCCCGCATTGGCCGGCCGAATGGCCGGGCGGCGGACGCAGCCTCGCCGAACAGAAGGTGATCTACGAGGAGCTGGCCCGCGCCGACACGCCGCGGTTGCTGCTGTCGTTCATGTCGACCTATCACGCCGCCAGCACCTTGCTCGAATGGGGCAGCGCCGAACAACAGGCGCGATACCTTCCCCGGATCCTCGAAGGCGAAATCTGGTGCCAGGGCTTTTCCGAACCCAATGCCGGATCGGACCTCGCCAACGTCCGCACGCGCGCCGAGCGACGCGGCGACGTCTATGTCGTGAGCGGACAGAAGCTCTGGTCGACGATGGGGCAGTTCGCGGACATGTGCCTGTTGCTGGTGCGCACCAGCAGCGAGGGCGCGAAGCAGGCCGGGCTGACCTACCTGTTGCTCGACCTGAAGGCGCCGGGCGTGACGGCGCGACCCATTCACCAGATCCATGGCGACGAGGAATTCGCCGAACTGTTTCTCGACGAGGTCGAGGTGCCGGTCGCCAACCGCCTCGGGGCGGAGGGACAGGGCTGGGCCGTCGCGCAGTCCACGCTGTCGTCCGAGCGCGGCCTGACGCTGCTCGAACTGAGCGCGCGGATGCGCGGCGCGCTGTGGCGCATCGCCGACCTGATCCATAACGGCGGGCGCGGCGACGACGTCGGTCTGCTGCGCGATTTCGGACGCCTCGCCACGAAGATCGACGCGACATGTGCGCTCGCCGACCAGTTCCTCGCCAATCGCATCGCGGGCGAGGAACGCGTCGGTGACGCCTCGCTGGTCAAGCTGTCCTACTCGCGCACGCTGCGCGACTTCACCGCATTCGGGCTGCGGCTGGGTGGCCTGCGCTCGCAGTATCACGACCCGATCGTCTATGGCGGCGGCATGGAGACAGGCAACTGGATGGCCGACTTCATGAACAGCTATGCCTGGACGATCGCCGGCGGCAGCGACGAAGTCCAACGCAACATCATCGCCGAACGCCTGCTCGGCATGCCGCGCGAACCCAGGACATGGACGCTGGAGCCGAGCGCATGA
- a CDS encoding Rieske (2Fe-2S) protein, whose protein sequence is MTDFILVAGVADVPPDTHTVVTVAGRSILIVHHDGGLFAVENRCSHADQPLDCGRIRWGWIACPAHGAKFDLASGAALSQPATDPIATFALRVVGDRIEIAV, encoded by the coding sequence ATGACCGACTTCATCCTCGTCGCCGGCGTGGCCGACGTTCCTCCCGATACGCACACGGTCGTGACCGTCGCGGGCCGTTCGATCCTGATCGTCCATCACGACGGCGGCCTGTTCGCGGTCGAGAATCGCTGTTCGCACGCCGACCAGCCGCTCGATTGCGGCCGCATCCGCTGGGGCTGGATCGCGTGTCCGGCGCACGGCGCGAAATTCGACCTCGCGAGCGGAGCGGCGCTGAGCCAGCCGGCGACCGACCCGATCGCGACGTTCGCGCTGCGCGTGGTCGGCGACAGGATCGAGATCGCCGTCTGA
- a CDS encoding acyl-CoA dehydrogenase family protein, with protein sequence MHFDWTDEERAFRQRLRDFLVATLPEDWERFSQHGPASPALTRYAETFCGTLAEQGMLTPHWPVEIGGAGLDPRHQTILAEEMWIAGEPRGGQYMNVNWIGPTLIRYGSAEQQARYLPPITAGKALWCQGFSEPGAGSDLASLRTRAVLDGDTYRVTGQKIWTSYAGLADTCFLVCRTSDDRKKGISILLVPMDTPGITVRQIPSLIGEGDIHEVFFDDMVVPVSARLGEEGEAWSIIAYSLTNERLGIPRYALARAALDRAVLVLQRQGDWDGEAVRIEAAHCLALCEGARMASYAIVSRRAAGEAIGAESSSARFATIMAERRVSEFVVEYLPEALADAHPYLKMHHQRGIVAGIAAGAAEIQLNIIASDVLELPREAR encoded by the coding sequence ATGCATTTCGACTGGACCGACGAGGAACGCGCGTTTCGGCAACGGCTGCGGGATTTCCTCGTGGCGACCCTGCCCGAGGATTGGGAACGCTTCTCGCAGCACGGTCCCGCTTCGCCGGCGCTGACGCGCTATGCCGAGACCTTCTGCGGCACGCTCGCCGAGCAGGGCATGCTCACGCCGCACTGGCCTGTAGAGATCGGTGGCGCCGGGCTCGACCCCCGGCACCAGACGATCCTGGCCGAAGAGATGTGGATCGCGGGAGAACCGCGCGGCGGGCAATATATGAACGTCAACTGGATCGGCCCGACGCTGATCCGCTACGGCAGCGCGGAGCAGCAGGCGCGCTACCTGCCGCCGATCACCGCCGGCAAGGCGTTGTGGTGCCAGGGCTTCTCGGAGCCGGGCGCGGGGTCGGACCTCGCGTCGCTGCGGACACGCGCGGTCCTCGACGGCGATACCTATCGCGTCACCGGCCAGAAGATCTGGACCAGCTATGCCGGCCTTGCCGACACCTGCTTCCTGGTGTGCCGCACCAGCGACGATCGGAAGAAGGGTATCTCGATCCTGCTCGTCCCGATGGACACGCCGGGGATCACCGTCCGTCAGATCCCGTCGCTGATCGGCGAGGGCGATATCCACGAGGTGTTCTTCGACGACATGGTCGTCCCGGTCTCCGCGCGACTGGGTGAGGAGGGGGAGGCATGGTCGATCATCGCCTATTCGCTGACGAACGAGCGGCTCGGCATCCCGCGCTACGCACTGGCGCGGGCGGCACTCGATCGGGCGGTATTGGTCTTGCAACGTCAGGGCGACTGGGACGGCGAGGCGGTCAGGATCGAGGCGGCGCACTGCTTGGCATTGTGCGAGGGGGCGCGGATGGCGAGCTATGCGATCGTATCGCGACGCGCCGCCGGCGAGGCGATCGGCGCGGAATCATCGTCGGCCCGGTTCGCGACGATCATGGCGGAGCGGCGGGTCAGTGAATTCGTCGTCGAATATCTGCCGGAGGCGCTGGCCGATGCGCATCCCTATCTGAAGATGCATCACCAGCGTGGCATCGTTGCCGGCATCGCGGCGGGCGCGGCGGAAATCCAGCTCAACATCATCGCCAGCGATGTGCTCGAATTGCCGCGGGAGGCGCGTTGA
- a CDS encoding acyl-CoA dehydrogenase family protein has product MDLSLSDDQVAILDALDSLAKPYMTVPLHDVSLALTSDVLDRDLVTGGFLDVALDPDLGTLTAALVVERLARLPFTTEAMSALVRPLFEGLDGPVCLVEAGRFGRPIRFLRAGATVIVVGDDVSSFVATADQVRVEDSLFAYPMGRLLGAPETTPHTVSPAEVRTRWRVALAAEAAGLLAAGLASVTAYVTDRQQFGRPLATFQALRHRLAEAQVRTNGVYWLALKAAATLDAGDAALAALHAQESARACVYDFHQFMGAMGMTLEHPLHLWTYRLKALASDLGGRGGQALAAADAVWG; this is encoded by the coding sequence ATGGACCTGTCCCTGAGCGACGATCAGGTCGCGATCCTCGATGCGCTCGATTCCCTGGCGAAGCCATACATGACGGTGCCGCTGCACGATGTCAGCCTCGCGCTGACCAGCGACGTACTCGATCGCGATCTCGTCACGGGGGGATTTCTCGACGTGGCGCTCGATCCCGACCTGGGTACGTTGACGGCGGCACTGGTCGTCGAGCGATTGGCGCGGTTGCCGTTCACGACCGAAGCGATGAGTGCGCTCGTGCGGCCGCTGTTCGAGGGACTGGATGGTCCGGTGTGCCTGGTCGAGGCAGGCCGGTTCGGGCGTCCGATCCGCTTCCTGCGCGCCGGCGCGACCGTCATCGTGGTCGGCGACGACGTCTCGAGCTTTGTCGCAACCGCGGATCAGGTCCGGGTCGAGGACAGCCTGTTCGCCTATCCGATGGGCAGGCTGCTCGGCGCACCCGAGACGACGCCACACACCGTTTCCCCGGCCGAGGTGAGGACACGCTGGCGCGTCGCGCTGGCGGCCGAAGCGGCGGGGTTGCTCGCGGCCGGGCTTGCCAGCGTGACCGCCTATGTGACCGATCGCCAGCAGTTCGGCCGCCCGCTGGCGACATTCCAGGCGCTGCGCCACCGACTGGCGGAGGCACAGGTGCGGACCAACGGCGTGTACTGGCTCGCGCTGAAGGCCGCTGCGACGCTCGACGCCGGTGATGCCGCGCTCGCCGCGCTCCACGCGCAGGAAAGCGCGCGTGCCTGCGTCTATGATTTCCACCAGTTCATGGGCGCGATGGGCATGACGCTCGAACATCCGCTGCATCTGTGGACGTACCGACTGAAGGCGCTCGCGAGCGATCTGGGCGGCCGCGGGGGGCAGGCGCTGGCGGCGGCGGACGCGGTGTGGGGCTGA
- a CDS encoding aromatic ring-hydroxylating oxygenase subunit alpha, with protein sequence MGVMDMERPVPFAVENPERIPTARYYDEEFYRLETERLWPHVWQMACRLEQIANVGDYVEYTNLGKSIIVVRAKDGVKAFHNACRHRGVPFVGEGDHGNCKTPGFICPFHGWRWNIEGKNTFVYGRHMFSEEQLDQADLALRPCRVETWGGCVFVNHDDEAPSFRETIGPVADRIEAHGAADLRAEWWYQTVLPANWKVAMEAFMEGYHVMKTHPQLQQAAPMLYNAMYGMDTGGIGVPINPNLSVRDNIKAQITHLGLLSEGMSGMVHEKEVAIARQLADVELPEDPQQAVMLWYGILNHQITEQLRAAGENIPDLNGVAVSDPVHAVEFLFPNYFLLPMFSSMSAYRIRPLGPESCMFEIWSLTHVADGKAHETVMEPTILPYDSQDFPPIPRQDYANIPIQQKGLHATGFEFMRLSKDIEGLISNYNRIIDGHLKGVAPDTLAQATHMLGGNFDGKIVDLGF encoded by the coding sequence ATGGGTGTCATGGATATGGAGCGGCCGGTGCCCTTCGCGGTCGAGAACCCGGAGCGCATCCCGACGGCGCGCTATTATGACGAGGAGTTCTACCGCCTCGAAACCGAGCGCCTCTGGCCGCACGTGTGGCAGATGGCATGCCGGCTGGAGCAGATCGCGAACGTCGGCGACTATGTCGAATATACCAATCTCGGCAAATCGATCATCGTCGTCAGGGCCAAGGATGGCGTGAAGGCGTTCCACAATGCCTGCCGCCACCGCGGTGTGCCGTTCGTCGGCGAGGGCGATCACGGCAACTGCAAGACGCCGGGCTTCATCTGCCCCTTTCACGGCTGGCGCTGGAACATCGAAGGCAAGAACACCTTCGTCTATGGCCGCCACATGTTCAGCGAGGAGCAGCTCGACCAGGCCGACCTCGCCTTGCGCCCGTGCCGCGTCGAGACCTGGGGCGGCTGCGTATTCGTCAACCATGACGACGAGGCGCCATCCTTCCGCGAGACGATCGGCCCGGTCGCGGACCGGATCGAGGCGCATGGCGCCGCCGACCTGCGCGCCGAATGGTGGTACCAAACCGTGCTCCCCGCGAACTGGAAGGTCGCGATGGAAGCCTTCATGGAGGGCTACCACGTGATGAAGACGCATCCGCAGCTGCAACAGGCAGCGCCGATGCTCTACAACGCGATGTACGGGATGGACACCGGCGGGATCGGCGTGCCGATCAATCCCAATCTCAGCGTCCGCGACAACATCAAGGCGCAGATCACGCATCTCGGGCTGCTGAGCGAAGGCATGTCCGGGATGGTCCATGAAAAGGAAGTCGCGATCGCGCGCCAGCTCGCCGACGTCGAGCTGCCCGAGGATCCGCAGCAGGCGGTGATGTTGTGGTATGGCATCCTCAACCACCAGATCACCGAGCAGCTGCGCGCGGCGGGGGAGAATATCCCCGATCTCAACGGCGTCGCGGTCTCCGATCCGGTGCATGCGGTCGAATTCCTCTTCCCGAACTATTTCCTGCTGCCGATGTTCTCCAGCATGTCGGCCTACCGGATCCGCCCGTTGGGGCCGGAAAGCTGCATGTTCGAGATCTGGTCGCTGACGCATGTTGCCGACGGCAAGGCGCACGAGACGGTGATGGAACCCACCATCCTGCCCTATGACAGCCAGGACTTCCCGCCGATCCCGCGCCAGGATTACGCCAACATCCCGATCCAGCAAAAGGGCCTGCACGCCACCGGGTTCGAGTTCATGCGCCTGTCGAAGGACATCGAGGGGCTCATCAGCAACTATAATCGCATCATCGACGGCCACCTGAAGGGCGTGGCACCCGACACGCTGGCGCAGGCGACGCACATGCTCGGCGGCAATTTCGACGGAAAGATCGTCGACCTGGGGTTCTGA
- a CDS encoding nuclear transport factor 2 family protein, producing MTDPAVLTEMVAHHHIRHCLAAVARGEDRRDADILRGCFWADASVDFGIFAGSFDAYLDWVVPGADSIPCTLHTLGQSLIQLRGQAATAETHVTAYHRIDFGEAEHDVLLVGRYLDTLEARDGVWRIARRTMLYDWTRDLGVAVDWSQGLMGMPFLRGLPVGRARGDRSEIFFG from the coding sequence ATGACCGACCCCGCCGTGCTGACAGAGATGGTTGCCCATCATCACATCCGACACTGTCTGGCAGCCGTGGCGCGCGGCGAGGACCGGCGCGACGCGGATATTCTGCGCGGCTGTTTCTGGGCCGATGCGAGCGTCGACTTCGGCATCTTCGCCGGATCGTTCGACGCGTATCTCGACTGGGTCGTGCCGGGGGCCGACAGCATTCCGTGCACGCTTCACACACTCGGGCAGAGCCTGATCCAGCTGCGGGGTCAGGCGGCGACGGCGGAAACGCACGTCACCGCCTATCACCGGATCGATTTCGGCGAGGCCGAGCACGACGTGCTGCTCGTCGGTCGCTATCTCGACACGCTCGAGGCGCGGGACGGCGTCTGGCGGATCGCACGGCGGACGATGCTGTACGACTGGACGCGGGACCTGGGCGTCGCGGTCGATTGGTCGCAGGGGCTGATGGGAATGCCGTTCCTGCGCGGGCTGCCGGTCGGGCGAGCGCGAGGCGACCGGAGCGAGATCTTCTTCGGGTGA
- a CDS encoding nuclear transport factor 2 family protein yields MTDPRLTTLLDRQDIHDALTRFARGMDRFDRTAFLSAFHPDAEIAAGPFVGDPAALYDWARALHDHGQSATHHALLNHSCTLEGDTAHTETYYLFAARNRDESNWIAGGRYIDRFERRDGQWRIAVRSTVIEYSGLLPTMPIPFGDVPGIDLNGRATRDPDDLSYRRPLTNLRPPFRP; encoded by the coding sequence ATGACCGACCCCCGCCTCACTACCCTGCTCGACCGCCAGGACATTCACGACGCGCTGACCCGGTTCGCACGCGGCATGGACCGCTTCGACCGCACGGCGTTCCTGTCCGCCTTCCATCCCGACGCCGAGATCGCGGCCGGCCCGTTCGTCGGCGATCCCGCCGCGCTCTACGACTGGGCGCGGGCCTTGCACGACCATGGCCAGTCCGCGACGCATCACGCCTTGCTCAACCACAGCTGCACGCTCGAAGGGGACACGGCGCACACCGAGACATATTACCTCTTCGCCGCGCGCAATCGCGACGAGAGCAACTGGATTGCGGGCGGTCGCTATATCGACCGCTTCGAGCGGCGCGATGGCCAGTGGCGGATCGCGGTGCGATCCACGGTGATCGAGTATTCCGGGCTGCTGCCGACGATGCCGATCCCGTTCGGCGATGTCCCTGGGATCGACCTTAACGGCCGCGCAACGCGTGATCCCGACGACCTGTCGTACCGACGACCGCTCACCAACCTCCGGCCGCCCTTCCGTCCGTAG
- a CDS encoding SDR family NAD(P)-dependent oxidoreductase, translating to MTDLSGKIAIVTGASRGIGKGIALALAEAGATVYVTGRTVGEGDHVLPGTVGETAALCTARGGTGIAVPVDHADDDQVAALFEQVKREQGRLDILVNNAFALPDDLTDPGGFWEKPLSNWQMVDVGVRSNFVAAWHAARIMTPQRSGLIVAISGYVGRTYTYGTVFGTCKAAVDRMARDMAIELQPYGVTSISLWQGLTFTERANRNIENNPAMKASIVTNPLVGCSPEFPGRVIAALAADERLQRHSGGTFITAELARDYGVTDVDGKVIPSLRDQRGAPIWAPIAETTP from the coding sequence ATGACTGACCTTTCCGGCAAGATCGCCATTGTGACGGGCGCGAGCCGCGGTATCGGCAAGGGCATCGCGCTTGCGCTCGCCGAAGCGGGAGCGACGGTCTACGTCACCGGGCGCACCGTCGGCGAAGGCGATCATGTCCTGCCCGGCACCGTCGGCGAGACGGCGGCGCTCTGCACCGCGCGCGGCGGGACGGGCATTGCCGTGCCGGTCGACCATGCCGATGACGACCAGGTCGCTGCCCTGTTCGAGCAGGTGAAGCGCGAACAGGGCCGGCTCGACATTCTGGTCAACAACGCCTTCGCCCTGCCCGACGACCTGACCGACCCGGGCGGGTTCTGGGAGAAGCCGCTGTCCAACTGGCAGATGGTCGATGTCGGGGTCCGGTCGAACTTCGTCGCGGCGTGGCATGCGGCAAGGATCATGACGCCGCAGCGATCGGGGCTGATCGTCGCGATCTCGGGCTATGTCGGGCGGACCTATACCTATGGGACGGTGTTCGGGACGTGCAAGGCGGCCGTGGACCGCATGGCGCGCGACATGGCGATCGAGTTGCAACCTTACGGCGTCACCTCGATCTCGCTGTGGCAGGGCCTGACCTTCACCGAGCGCGCCAACCGCAATATCGAGAACAATCCGGCGATGAAGGCGAGCATCGTCACCAACCCGCTGGTCGGCTGCTCGCCCGAATTCCCCGGTCGCGTCATCGCGGCGCTGGCGGCAGACGAACGGCTGCAACGGCATTCGGGCGGCACCTTCATCACCGCCGAACTGGCCCGCGACTACGGGGTGACCGACGTCGACGGCAAGGTGATCCCTTCGCTGCGGGACCAGCGCGGCGCCCCGATCTGGGCCCCCATTGCGGAGACGACGCCATGA